The DNA region CTCAGTTTCATATAAATGACTTTGCGCATTCAGGATTTAAGCTGAATATACTGGATGTTGGGTGCGGGGGAGGGCTGGTGAGCTCGGCTTTAGCTAAATATATACAAAATGGTTCTATCACTGGTATAGACGCGCTACAAAGTAATATTGATATTGCTGAGAGACATGCTCATGAGCAAAACTTACCTATAAGATACCTTAAATCTACGGTTGAAGAGTTAATAACTGAAAATAAACAGTATGAGGTGGTGCTATGTTTAGAAGTAATTGAACATGTAGATAATATCCACGATTTTATTAAAAACCTTTCTAATTTAGTAACACCAAATGGGATGATTATAATTTCTACCATTAACCGTACCTTAAAAGCTTATATGTTAGCTATTATTATGGCAGAATATTTTTTACGTTGGGTAAAAAAAGGTACGCATGATTATCATAAATTTCTAAAACCATCTGAAATTGATTCGATATTTAATAAAAACAACATTGTGCTTAAAG from Candidatus Tisiphia endosymbiont of Beris chalybata includes:
- the ubiG gene encoding bifunctional 2-polyprenyl-6-hydroxyphenol methylase/3-demethylubiquinol 3-O-methyltransferase UbiG; the encoded protein is MSTKTSINKLELEKFEQLAKEGWHEDGEFKILHQINPTRLSYIIDKIKSQFHINDFAHSGFKLNILDVGCGGGLVSSALAKYIQNGSITGIDALQSNIDIAERHAHEQNLPIRYLKSTVEELITENKQYEVVLCLEVIEHVDNIHDFIKNLSNLVTPNGMIIISTINRTLKAYMLAIIMAEYFLRWVKKGTHDYHKFLKPSEIDSIFNKNNIVLKELKGLTYNLLNQNWQLSDDIEVNYFAYLTPRAPLS